In Geopsychrobacter electrodiphilus DSM 16401, a single window of DNA contains:
- the ccsA gene encoding cytochrome c biogenesis protein CcsA: MTNLYLFYLAGISYLCAVGCYLLHIFKPSGILRKGALTLVLSGFTLQTACLIWRWKLAGFLPVTNLFSTLFFFSWALACCYLYFDLKYRIGAAGLFVMLLNLILVGFAVTRDGSLPQLIPSLDTIYFSSHIILSFLGYAFFAMAFSLGVLYLYQNRFNSKILPSCHLLRKLNEESIFLGFILFTLCMLIGGIWAYEAWGYWFSWNIKGVWSFLIWLFYAGMCHAKFIRRWQGTGYALLSIIGFGVVLFTYLGIGLLLESNHPLA, encoded by the coding sequence ATGACTAATCTGTACCTTTTTTACCTGGCAGGGATTTCCTACCTATGCGCTGTCGGCTGTTATTTGCTACACATTTTTAAACCCTCTGGCATTTTACGCAAAGGCGCTTTAACCCTGGTCCTTAGCGGATTCACGTTGCAAACGGCTTGCCTCATATGGCGCTGGAAATTAGCGGGGTTTCTGCCGGTTACCAACCTCTTTTCGACTCTGTTTTTTTTCAGTTGGGCGCTGGCCTGCTGTTACCTCTACTTTGACCTGAAATATCGTATAGGCGCGGCGGGCCTGTTCGTTATGCTGCTGAATCTCATACTGGTAGGTTTTGCTGTCACACGTGATGGCTCATTGCCTCAATTGATTCCGAGTCTCGATACCATCTATTTCAGTTCTCATATTATTCTGTCTTTTCTCGGTTATGCTTTTTTCGCGATGGCTTTCTCTCTCGGAGTCCTCTATCTCTATCAAAATCGCTTTAATTCGAAAATCCTGCCGAGTTGCCATCTTCTACGAAAGCTGAATGAAGAATCAATCTTCCTCGGCTTCATTCTCTTTACCCTCTGTATGCTCATCGGCGGAATCTGGGCCTACGAGGCTTGGGGTTATTGGTTTTCATGGAATATAAAAGGCGTATGGTCATTTTTAATCTGGTTGTTTTACGCCGGCATGTGCCACGCTAAATTTATTCGTCGCTGGCAAGGTACCGGTTATGCTCTACTCTCTATCATCGGTTTTGGGGTTGTCCTGTTTACCTACCTTGGAATCGGTCTGTTGCTTGAGAGCAACCATCCCCTTGCCTAA